The following proteins come from a genomic window of Larimichthys crocea isolate SSNF chromosome III, L_crocea_2.0, whole genome shotgun sequence:
- the bfsp1 gene encoding filensin gives MFKTSYLREVRKEKYERSNVFDDETEDSESSAGISAIQGWESLQELNGRFARYINRARVLEQRNAVFRKQLETLQRMEESSGLEEAFNEQIEVNRQRIRELTSDHARLERELKDACNMLDEFTSKYKDECEYQEQLRGTLEQLNKDADCALLRNLDYQIQSQFLQDDINSTREQHKKNLAEIQTYVNILQQINQTLPLGPNVSLGISEEQEKLLAQRKVPGLQSQLEEYKSALCQLQGQKQRLQTENAALEQAIKNTQESYDNEIQMYNEQIESLRKEIEEAERSLEKFTSECRHLAMYQTSLENELERYKRIIENEDNRLNSAIIGTPITLFTTNYRYTHTPTASSRGKDITQAIQDITSIKPRQKIMAKKVQKKKDLSTKDIMDSGQEERNGRATGETPSQETKKTPVEVHEERVKRKDQRSVHTGVSPQDVPDGAQISKAFDTLCNIVRDRMRRYKRPEPIADFYTQGRYVLVSGDGSYSDPCFYTSTPSGGHIYVTIRNGMMGPYEPYEPSRPSPPQPIVDPRPLSPTLPSNGGGGKGDNKGGKGKDGNGGKGKHKNREPHPHSKDPTPGPPPSGPSTIPKDPTPMNHPKNNSDDNGHSGPTPKPAPRGDSTSSSTSSSSSSSTSTSTSSGSFSPDTMSYEKVEVMESVEKFSNDSKLKGYEETSVVVETVIEKSSKKKH, from the exons ATGTTCAAGACCAGCTACCTGCGCGAGGTGCGCAAGGAAAAGTACGAGCGCTCAAATGTGTTTGATGACGAAACTGAGGACTCTGAATCGTCTGCAGGAATCTCAGCCATCCAAGGCTGGGAGAGCCTTCAGGAGCTCAATGGCCGCTTTGCCCGGTACATCAACAGAGCAAGGGTCCTGGAGCAACGCAATGCCGTGTTCCGCAAGCAGCTGGAAACGCTGCAGCGAATGGAAGAGTCCAGTGGCCTAGAGGAGGCCTTCAACGAGCAGATTGAAGTCAACAGGCAGCGCATCCGAGAGCTGACCTCTGACCATGCCAGACTGGAGCGAGAGCTGAAAGATGCCTGCAACATGCTGGATGAATTCACTAGCAA ATATAAAGATGAATGTGAGTATCAAGAACAGCTGCGGGGCACACTGGAACAGTTAAACAAg GACGCTGACTGTGCTCTGCTGAGAAACCTGGACTATCAGATCCAATCGCAGTTCCTGCAGGACGACATCAACTCCACCAGAGAACAACACAAGAAG AACCTTGCAGAGATCCAGACCTATGTGAACATTTTGCAGCAAATCAACCAGACACTTCCCCTTGGTCCTAACGTGTCACTGGGCATCTCCGAG GAGCAGGAGAAGCTGCTTGCGCAGAGGAAAGTGCCGGGGCTGCAGAGTCAACTGGAGGAATATAAGAGCGCCCTCTGTCAGCTGCAGGGCCAGAAACAACGCCTACAGACTGAG AATGCAGCTTTGGAGCAAGctatcaaaaacacacaggagagtTATGACAATGAGATACAGATGTACAATGAGCAAATTGAATCTCTGCGGAAGGAGATTGAGGAGGCTGAGCGGTCCCTAGAGAAGTTCACCAGTGAATGTCGCCACCTGGCCATGTACCAGACATCTCTTGAGAACGAGCTGGAGAGGTACAAGAGGATCATCGAGAACGAGGATAACAG GTTGAATTCAGCAATAATTGGCACTCCCATTACCCTGTTCACCACTAATTACCGCTATACTCACACACCCACTGCATCAAGCAGGGGAAAAG ATATCACCCAGGCTATCCAAGATATCACCAGCATCAAGCCCCGCCAGAAGATCATGGCCAAGAAGgtccagaagaagaaagatCTGTCAACAAAAGACATAATGGACAGTGGCCAAGAGGAAAGAAATGGTAGAGCCACTGGAGAGACTCCAAGccaagaaacaaagaaaaccccTGTGGAAGTACatgaggagagagtgaagagaaagGACCAGAGATCTGTTCACACTGGAGTGTCTCCACAGGATGTCCCAGATGGAGCTCAGATCAGCAAGGCCTTCGACACTCTTTGTAACATCGTCAGAGACAGAATGAGAAGGTACAAGAGGCCTGAGCCAATCGCTGACTTCTACACCCAGGGTCGATATGTCCTTGTCAGCGGTGATGGAAGCTACTCGGACCCCTGCTTCTACACCTCCACACCATCAGGCGGCCACATCTACGTCACTATCAGAAATGGAATGATGGGTCCATATGAGCCTTACGAACCCAGCagaccctctcctcctcagcctaTTGTAGACCCCAGGCCTCTCAGTCCCACCCTGCCCTCtaatggtggaggaggaaagggggatAATAAGGGTGGAAAAGGTAAGGATGGTAATGGAGGAAAAGGTAAGCATAAGAATCGAGAGCCTCATCCTCACTCTAAAGATCCCACCCCAGGCCCTCCACCCTCTGGCCCAAGCACCATTCCCAAAGATCCCACCCCTATGAATCATCCCAAGAATAACAGTGATGACAATGGGCACAGTGGTCCCACTCCAAAGCCTGCGCCTCGTGGTGACAGCACCAGCTCCAgcaccagctccagctccagctccagtaCCAGCACAAGCACCAGCTCTGGCAGCTTTAGCCCAGACACCATGAGCTATGAAAAAGTGGAGGTGATGGAGTCAGTGGAGAAGTTCTCTAATGACAGCAAGCTTAAAGGTTATGAGGAAACTTCTGTGGTGGTGGAGACTGTGATTGAGAAGTCCAGCaagaagaaacactga
- the prokr1b gene encoding prokineticin receptor 1b, translating into MGDSNISHMAVAYTEMQESLPTGKLDHYMDNYDMDYDIPPDEIPDTTQGQAFYVATIVIGVVLVCIMLVCGFGNFIFIATLTRYKKLRNLTNLLIANLAISDFIVAVVCCPFLVDYYVVKQLSWDHGLVLCASVNYLRTVSLYVSTNALLAIAVDRYMAIVHPLRPRMKFQTAYCLITGVWIVPILISIPSAYFASEIRYPHGGTTPTTHKYFCAQIWPVDQQAYYRSYFLFVFAVEFVAPVIIMAMCYVRISCELWFKNVPGFQTEQIRKRLRCRRKTVMVLIGILTAYILCWAPYYGFTILRDFHPTLISRQRHSLVAFYIIECIAMSNSMINTFCFVSVKNNTVKYLKKIVLLRWRSSYAPNKTVDEMDMRTNSLPVTEEIECIHLR; encoded by the exons ATGGGGGACTCCAACATCAGCCACATGGCAGTAGCTTATACAGAAATGCAGGAAAGTCTCCCAACAGGCAAGTTGGATCATTACATGGATAACTATGATATGGACTATGATATCCCTCCTGATGAGATTCCAGACACCACGCAGGGCCAGGCGTTCTATGTGGCCACCATTGTTATTGGTGTGGTGCTTGTCTGTATCATGCTTGTCTGTGGTTTTGGGAACTTCATATTCATTGCCACGCTGACACGCTACAAAAAGCTCCGCAACCTGACCAACCTACTCATTGCTAACCTGGCTATCTCAGACTTCATTGTGGCAGTGGTTTGCTGCCCGTTCCTGGTGGACTACTATGTGGTAAAACAGCTTTCCTGGGATCATGGATTGGTGCTGTGCGCCTCTGTCAACTACCTCCGGACTGTGTCACTCTACGTGTCCACAAACGCATTGCTCGCCATTGCAGTTGACAG GTACATGGCTATAGTCCATCCTCTGAGGCCTCGTATGAAGTTCCAAACCGCCTACTGCCTGATAACAGGAGTCTGGATTGTACCTATTCTGATATCAATTCCCTCTGCCTACTTTGCCTCTGAGATTAGGTACCCTCATGGTGGCACCaccccaaccacacacaaatactTCTGTGCCCAGATCTGGCCTGTGGATCAGCAAGCCTACTACAGATCCtacttcttgtttgtttttgctgtggaGTTTGTTGCGCCTGTTATCATCATGGCAATGTGTTATGTTCGAATTTCCTGCGAGCTCTGGTTCAAGAATGTCCCAGGTTTCCAGACGGAGCAGATTAGGAAGAGGCTGCGTTGTCGCCGCAAGACAGTGATGGTCCTGATTGGGATTTTGACAGCATACATACTTTGCTGGGCACCCTACTATGGCTTCACCATCCTACGAGATTTCCACCCAACACTGATCTCCCGACAGAGGCACTCTTTGGTGGCCTTCTACATCATTGAATGCATTGCCATGAGCAACAGCATGATCAataccttttgttttgttagcgTCAAGAACAACACAGTTAAGTACCTGAAGAAGATTGTCCTGCTGCGCTGGAGGTCATCATATGCCCCTAATAAGACTGTGGATGAGATGGATATGAGGACAAACTCCTTGCCTGTAACAGAGGAGATTGAATGCATTCACTTGAGGTGA